In Methanocaldococcus sp. FS406-22, the genomic stretch CCGAGCAAAGCGAGGCAATGCATCGGGAGTATAACAATAGAGGGTTTCCCTCTATGCCTGCGAATGCTATAAAAAGAGTGCTATAATATATCAAAAACGGTTATGGAGGGATAACAATGAAGATAGAAATAAATGAAAACTTCTGTAAGGGATGTGATATATGTATTGTAGTATGTCCAAGAGGAGTGTTTGAGAAATCAAAAAAGTTGAATAAAAAAGGTGTCTATCCTCCAATCCCAGTGAATGCTGAAAAATGCACAAAATGCAACCTCTGTATATTACAATGTCCAGACCAAGCTATATCTATAGAGGAGTAATTAAATTTTTTAATACCCACTACACAAACTTTTTAATGGATAATAAT encodes the following:
- a CDS encoding ferredoxin family protein is translated as MKIEINENFCKGCDICIVVCPRGVFEKSKKLNKKGVYPPIPVNAEKCTKCNLCILQCPDQAISIEE